From Hippoglossus stenolepis isolate QCI-W04-F060 chromosome 4, HSTE1.2, whole genome shotgun sequence, a single genomic window includes:
- the scn3b gene encoding sodium channel subunit beta-3 isoform X2, translated as MVTQPRVQLHTLALLLLVVHLGQPVCVEVPSATEAVLGKSMLLTCIFCMKREELKPKTHVNWYYKPTNDIPTVHIYNYEKRMLSPQAGQFKGRLTWKGSYDFQEVSIQIHNVTFNDSGIYECHVTREFKDFIPPSNFMKNITLKVKEKATNDAAALYSGIMMYVLLVCLTLWLLVEMVYCYRKITKSDEQAQDTATNYLAVPSEQKDNAAAPVTE; from the exons ATGGTAACTCAACCCAGAGTTCAGCTGCACACTTTGGCACTTTTGCTTTTAGTTG TCCACCTAGGCCAGCCAGTATGTGTCGAAGTCCCCTCGGCGACAGAAGCCGTCCTGGGGAAATCCATGCTGTTGACCTGCATCTTCTGTATGAAGAGGGAGGAGCTCAAACCAAAGACACATGTGAATTGGTACTACAAGCCAACAAATGACATCCCAACAGTTCAT ATATACAACTATGAGAAACGCATGCTATCACCACAGGCCGGACAATTTAAGGGCCGTCTTACCTGGAAGGGGAGCTACGACTTTCAAGAGGTCTCCATTCAAATCCATAATGTCACCTTCAATGACAGTGGTATTTATGAGTGCCACGTGACGCGCGAGTTCAAGGACTTCATTCCCCCTTCGAACTTCATGAAGAACATCACGCTGAAGGTGAAAGAGAAAG CCACTAACGACGCCGCGGCGCTCTACTCCGGGATCATGATGTATGTGCTGCTGGTTTGCTTGACCCTGTGGCTGCTGGTAGAAATGGTCTACTGCTACAGGAAGATCACCAAATCTGATGAGCAGGCGCAGGACACAGC
- the scn3b gene encoding sodium channel subunit beta-3 isoform X4 — MVTQPRVQLHTLALLLLVVHLGQPVCVEVPSATEAVLGKSMLLTCIFCMKREELKPKTHVNWYYKPTNDIPTVHIYNYEKRMLSPQAGQFKGRLTWKGSYDFQEVSIQIHNVTFNDSGIYECHVTREFKDFIPPSNFMKNITLKVKEKATNDAAALYSGIMMYVLLVCLTLWLLVEMVYCYRKITKSDEQAQDTAY, encoded by the exons ATGGTAACTCAACCCAGAGTTCAGCTGCACACTTTGGCACTTTTGCTTTTAGTTG TCCACCTAGGCCAGCCAGTATGTGTCGAAGTCCCCTCGGCGACAGAAGCCGTCCTGGGGAAATCCATGCTGTTGACCTGCATCTTCTGTATGAAGAGGGAGGAGCTCAAACCAAAGACACATGTGAATTGGTACTACAAGCCAACAAATGACATCCCAACAGTTCAT ATATACAACTATGAGAAACGCATGCTATCACCACAGGCCGGACAATTTAAGGGCCGTCTTACCTGGAAGGGGAGCTACGACTTTCAAGAGGTCTCCATTCAAATCCATAATGTCACCTTCAATGACAGTGGTATTTATGAGTGCCACGTGACGCGCGAGTTCAAGGACTTCATTCCCCCTTCGAACTTCATGAAGAACATCACGCTGAAGGTGAAAGAGAAAG CCACTAACGACGCCGCGGCGCTCTACTCCGGGATCATGATGTATGTGCTGCTGGTTTGCTTGACCCTGTGGCTGCTGGTAGAAATGGTCTACTGCTACAGGAAGATCACCAAATCTGATGAGCAGGCGCAGGACACAGC
- the scn3b gene encoding sodium channel subunit beta-3 isoform X3, which yields MVTQPRVQLHTLALLLLVVHLGQPVCVEVPSATEAVLGKSMLLTCIFCMKREELKPKTHVNWYYKPTNDIPTVHIYNYEKRMLSPQAGQFKGRLTWKGSYDFQEVSIQIHNVTFNDSGIYECHVTREFKDFIPPSNFMKNITLKVKEKALSSVVSEGINSNQLLCYLLRGVMYSASWMLGLLDVSHSIIDRIYNTTCIFGAT from the exons ATGGTAACTCAACCCAGAGTTCAGCTGCACACTTTGGCACTTTTGCTTTTAGTTG TCCACCTAGGCCAGCCAGTATGTGTCGAAGTCCCCTCGGCGACAGAAGCCGTCCTGGGGAAATCCATGCTGTTGACCTGCATCTTCTGTATGAAGAGGGAGGAGCTCAAACCAAAGACACATGTGAATTGGTACTACAAGCCAACAAATGACATCCCAACAGTTCAT ATATACAACTATGAGAAACGCATGCTATCACCACAGGCCGGACAATTTAAGGGCCGTCTTACCTGGAAGGGGAGCTACGACTTTCAAGAGGTCTCCATTCAAATCCATAATGTCACCTTCAATGACAGTGGTATTTATGAGTGCCACGTGACGCGCGAGTTCAAGGACTTCATTCCCCCTTCGAACTTCATGAAGAACATCACGCTGAAGGTGAAAGAGAAAG CACTTTCTTCTGTTGTCAGTGAAGGGATTAATTCAAACCAGCTTCTTTGCTATCTATTAAGAGGGGTAATGTATTCTGCTTCCTGGATGCTTGGCTTGCTGGATGTGTCACATTCCATCATTGATCGAATATACAATACAACATGTATATTTGGAGCAACTTAA